AAAGATAATTGATAGCAAATATTCAGAGATGCAAATTAGTGATAATTTACTGCTTTCGCTAGCTAGGCAATCTTCAGGTGATTTTAGAATGAGCATTAATAACTTGCAAATGCTTTACTTTATGAAAAAGAATGCTACTATTACTGAAAATGATTTAAAAATCATTATTCCTAACATTAATTTCTATAGTGATATGAATTCAAGCGCTCACTATAACAATTTATCTGCTTTTCATAAATCACTTCGTGGAAGTGATCCTGATGCTGCTTTATATTATGGAATGCTGATTTTAAAAAGCGGTGATATTGACGGGCTTTTTAGAAGGATGCTCTGCGTAGCTTATGAAGATATTGGACTTGCTAATCCTAATATCACTTTAAGAGTAAAAAGCGCTATTGAAGCTTTTGAAAGATTAGGTCTGCCTGAAGGTAAGCTTCCAATTGCATTTGCAATTATTGACCTATGCTTAAGTGTTAAAAGTAATTCTGTGATCGTTGCTATTGATAATGTAGAAAAGCAAATTGAAACTGGTGGCATTTACGAAATACCTAAACACCTTAGAGATGCCCATTATGCTTCAGCATCTAAATTAGGTGATGGAATTGGCTATAAATATCCTCATAATTATGTTAATAATTGAGTAGATCAAGAATATCTACCTAAAAAACTTAAACATTTAAAATTCTATATTCCACAAAATAATGATATGGAACTTAAATACCAAAACTACTGAAAGAAAGTTAAAAACAAATAAAGGAGAAGTTATGACTTTTGATAAAAATAAATTTAATTCTTTTGAAGATCTTAAGCAATTCAAAGCTAAAGTTTATTCAAGCGAAGGTGAAATTGCAGCTTTACAGTTAAAACTTAGAACAGCTCCAAATGAAGAAAAAAAAGAAATTGGAAAGCAAATTAATGTTTTAAAAACTCAGTATGAAGCTCTTTTTGAAGAAATTGGTGCATATTTAAAAGAAAAACAAATTCAGGAAAAAGTAGCTAGTGAATTTATTGATGTAACAATTCCTACTGCCAAAAATCCTTCATTAAACCCAATTTCTTTAGTGGAAAATAAACTTAGAGAGTGATTCTTTGAAAATGGATATTATGAGCAACAAGCTGGTGAAATTGTGTCTGATTTATATAACTTTGAGCGTTTAAATATTCCTAAAAACCACCCAGCTAGAGCAATGCATGATTCACTTTATCTTAATGCAAGCACTCTTTTAAGAACTCATAATACAGGAATTACAGCAACTGTTTTAGAAGAATGTGCTAACTCTGAAGTTTCAACTTTTGCAATTGGAAAAGTGTACCGTAATGATGAAGATGATGCAACTCACTCACACCAATTTACTCAGCTTGATTTTGTAAGCGTTGGAAAAGTGAGTTTTCCAAATTTAATTTGAACCTTAAAATCAATGCTTAGCTACGTTTTAGAAGAAGAAGTTGAAGTTAGACTTAGACCAAGTTATTTCCCATTTACAGAACCAAGTGTTGAAGTTGATGTGTTTTACAAAAATAGATGAATTGAAATTCTTGGAGCCGGAATGCTTCATCCAAATGTTTTAAAAATGGCTGGATATACAAATGATATGAACGGATTTGCTGCTGGACTTGGAATTGAAAGAATCACAATGATTAAATACGGATTTTCAGATATTAGAGACTTATACAGAAATGATTTAAGGGTACTTGCACAATTTAACAATGAAAAATAGTTTTTTAGAAATCCTTCAAAGCGAAGGAAAAAAAGATTATTTCCAAAACATTCTTGTAAGTTTAAAAGAATCTGAAAAAAACGGGCCAATTTATCCACACCAAACTAATATTTTCCGTCCATTCGAATTTTTCCAAGTTAATGAAACTAAAGTTGTTATTTTAGGTCAAGATCCATATCATGGTTATGATCAAGCTGATGGACTTGCTTTTTCAAGTAAAAATCCAAAAACACCACCATCACTTAGAAATATTTTTAAAGAGCTTAAAAAAGAATATCCAAAAACAAAAATTGAAACAAACGATCTTAGTGCATGAGCAAAGCAAGGAGTATTGCTTCTTAATACAATCTTAACCGTGAATTACAACATGCCACTTTCACATAAACATTTTGGATGAGAAACATTTACTAAAGAAGTTCTTAAACAAGTTGCGCTTCAAGCACCTAAAGCAATTTTTGTGCTTTTAGGGAAACATGCACAAAAGTTTGCTCAGGATTTAAATTTAGATCCAAGTAGGGTTATTGCCACAAGTCACCCAAGTCCATACAGCTATAAAAAAGGATTTGAAAATTCTGGAATTTTTAAGTTAATTAACAAAAAACTTAAGCAAAACGGACTGGAGCCAATTAAATGAGATTTAAAAAAGGAGAGTAAATAATGGTTTTTTCATTAAATTATTTAAATAAGTTTTTACCAAATAAAAAGCTTGATGCAAGTGTTGAAATCGCACTTAATGAACTTGGGTTTGAAGTTGAAGAAATTAAGCCTTTTTCTGATGTTAAAGGTGTTATTTTTGCTAAAGTTATTTCAAAAGAACTTAATCCAAATACTCCTAAATTAGATGTTGTGCTTGTTGGGACTAAATTAGGTAACCTTACCATTCAAACCAATAATCAAATTCTTAATCCTGGTGATTTAACTGTTATTTTCCCAATTGGTTCATCTAAAGGTGATCATGTTTTTGGTGAAGCAACCATTAAAGGTGTAAATTCACAAGGGATGTTTGGGGCTTTTAGTGAACTTGGGTATGATTGAGAACTTTTAGAAAAAGAAAATCAAGTATTAATCCTTCCAAGTGATTTTGCTTCATTAGAAGATGATCCAATGCAAATTTTAGGCCTTGATGATTTAATGGTGGAAGTTTCTACTACAGCCAATAGAAATGATGCTAATTCATATTATGTACTTGCTAGAGAGCTTGCAGCATATTATAAAACTGATTTTGTTTTTGATTTTAAAAAGCCAAGCAAAACTTTTGCATCACAAATTAAGGTGCAAAGAGGTGATGCCGATGAACTTAACTT
This genomic window from Mycoplasmopsis gallinacea contains:
- a CDS encoding uracil-DNA glycosylase, which gives rise to MKNSFLEILQSEGKKDYFQNILVSLKESEKNGPIYPHQTNIFRPFEFFQVNETKVVILGQDPYHGYDQADGLAFSSKNPKTPPSLRNIFKELKKEYPKTKIETNDLSAWAKQGVLLLNTILTVNYNMPLSHKHFGWETFTKEVLKQVALQAPKAIFVLLGKHAQKFAQDLNLDPSRVIATSHPSPYSYKKGFENSGIFKLINKKLKQNGLEPIKWDLKKESK
- the pheS gene encoding phenylalanine--tRNA ligase subunit alpha: MTFDKNKFNSFEDLKQFKAKVYSSEGEIAALQLKLRTAPNEEKKEIGKQINVLKTQYEALFEEIGAYLKEKQIQEKVASEFIDVTIPTAKNPSLNPISLVENKLREWFFENGYYEQQAGEIVSDLYNFERLNIPKNHPARAMHDSLYLNASTLLRTHNTGITATVLEECANSEVSTFAIGKVYRNDEDDATHSHQFTQLDFVSVGKVSFPNLIWTLKSMLSYVLEEEVEVRLRPSYFPFTEPSVEVDVFYKNRWIEILGAGMLHPNVLKMAGYTNDMNGFAAGLGIERITMIKYGFSDIRDLYRNDLRVLAQFNNEK
- a CDS encoding replication-associated recombination protein A: MKNLANEIRPMQIDQLVGQNNIKKLLKEVVKNNLTTSFLFFGESGIGKTSAAFALANEMGKKFGYFNATVQSKKELVELLDSCEIIIIDEIHRLNKDKQDILLSYLEFDKIIVYATTTENPYFKVNPAVRSRMQVIQFSKLSEEDIVFGLRKIIDSKYSEMQISDNLLLSLARQSSGDFRMSINNLQMLYFMKKNATITENDLKIIIPNINFYSDMNSSAHYNNLSAFHKSLRGSDPDAALYYGMLILKSGDIDGLFRRMLCVAYEDIGLANPNITLRVKSAIEAFERLGLPEGKLPIAFAIIDLCLSVKSNSVIVAIDNVEKQIETGGIYEIPKHLRDAHYASASKLGDGIGYKYPHNYVNNWVDQEYLPKKLKHLKFYIPQNNDMELKYQNYWKKVKNK